A portion of the Halopelagius inordinatus genome contains these proteins:
- the citZ gene encoding citrate synthase, translating into MSDDLKRGLEGVLVAESELSYIDGDAGKLVYRGYTIEDLARDASYEEVVYLLWHGELPARSELQTFKEQMAAERALDEDVLAHIRSLAAADEVPMAALRSIVSSLSAHDDDATFEDVTDHEANVRKSRRITSKIPTALAAFDRLRKGEEPVEPREDLDHAANFLYMLNDEEPDDVLAETFDMALVLHADHGLNASTFSAMVTASTLSDMHSAITSAIGTLAGSLHGGANANVMKMLEEIDESDKDPTKWVTDALDSGRRVPGFGHRVYNVKDPRAKILGEKSETLGEAAGDMKWYDYSVAIEEYIADEKGLAPNVDFYSASTYYQMGIPVDIYTPIFAMSRVAGWTAHVLEQYEDNRLIRPRARYVGPTDQTFPDVDER; encoded by the coding sequence ATGTCAGACGACCTAAAGCGGGGGCTAGAAGGCGTTCTTGTCGCCGAGTCGGAACTCAGCTACATCGACGGCGACGCCGGTAAACTCGTCTACCGGGGCTATACCATCGAGGACCTCGCCCGCGACGCGTCGTACGAGGAAGTCGTCTACCTCCTCTGGCACGGAGAGCTTCCCGCGCGCTCGGAACTCCAGACGTTCAAAGAGCAGATGGCGGCCGAACGAGCGCTCGACGAGGACGTACTCGCCCACATCCGGTCGCTCGCGGCGGCCGACGAGGTGCCGATGGCCGCGCTTCGGAGCATCGTCTCGTCGCTGTCCGCGCACGACGACGACGCCACCTTCGAGGACGTCACGGACCACGAGGCGAACGTCCGCAAGTCCCGACGCATCACGTCGAAGATTCCGACGGCGCTGGCGGCGTTCGACCGCCTCCGTAAGGGCGAGGAACCGGTCGAACCGCGCGAGGACCTGGACCACGCCGCGAACTTCCTCTACATGCTCAACGACGAGGAACCCGACGACGTGTTGGCCGAGACGTTCGACATGGCTCTCGTCCTCCACGCCGACCACGGTCTGAACGCCTCGACGTTCTCCGCGATGGTCACCGCTTCGACGCTCTCGGACATGCACAGCGCCATCACGAGCGCCATCGGCACGCTCGCGGGGTCGCTCCACGGCGGGGCGAACGCGAACGTGATGAAGATGCTCGAAGAGATAGACGAAAGCGACAAAGACCCCACAAAGTGGGTCACGGACGCCCTCGATTCGGGTCGTCGCGTCCCCGGGTTCGGACACCGCGTCTACAACGTCAAAGATCCGCGCGCGAAGATTCTCGGCGAGAAGTCCGAGACGCTCGGCGAGGCGGCGGGCGACATGAAGTGGTACGACTACTCCGTCGCAATCGAAGAGTACATCGCAGACGAGAAGGGTCTCGCTCCGAACGTCGATTTCTACTCCGCTTCGACGTACTACCAGATGGGCATCCCCGTCGATATCTACACCCCAATCTTCGCGATGTCCCGCGTCGCCGGATGGACCGCACACGTCCTCGAACAGTACGAAGACAACCGCCTCATCCGACCGCGCGCGCGGTACGTCGGCCCGACGGACCAGACGTTCCCCGACGTCGACGAACGGTAG
- a CDS encoding potassium channel family protein, with protein MDPVDVEYEPVSVKEVLSEMKDTAELLIDLSYSAVLNGSDEIAREVLELEERMDILQLQGRMSLLMAARNPEDAEQLAPVLGVIESAEKISNAAGDIAKVVLEDIGLPDAIRTALPEAAEMLVRATVAVNSPYDGRTLGDINMETETGVRVIAIRRRSVTGKRRWIQNPDQETEVRENDVLLLRGAQTGIADVYETVAGVPYEPPAAADPPIEDLERAVDSIILMKDMSELAVDLAYGAILFDSEGVAEEVNELEAEVDALKSRFEAWVLRAASRVEDPVQLRGLVHLASATEVISDAALEISEGVLRGLNAHPVVAVAVEESDEVIVRFTVREGSALARTTLGGKRVKTETGMRVIAVRRESHRPEGDDAGDGGDEWVIQPGPDTELRPGDVVIAKGTRAGAERLGEATGDPREFDE; from the coding sequence ATGGACCCAGTGGACGTGGAGTACGAACCGGTCAGCGTGAAGGAGGTTCTGTCGGAGATGAAAGACACCGCAGAACTCCTCATCGACCTCTCGTACTCCGCCGTCCTCAACGGGAGCGACGAGATAGCGCGGGAGGTTCTCGAACTCGAAGAGCGGATGGACATCCTCCAACTGCAGGGCCGGATGAGTCTCCTCATGGCCGCGCGCAACCCCGAAGACGCAGAGCAACTCGCGCCCGTCCTCGGCGTCATCGAATCGGCGGAGAAGATATCCAACGCGGCGGGAGACATCGCGAAAGTGGTGTTAGAGGACATCGGCCTCCCGGACGCCATCCGCACGGCCCTCCCGGAGGCGGCCGAGATGCTGGTCCGCGCGACAGTCGCCGTGAACTCGCCGTACGACGGCCGCACCCTCGGCGACATCAACATGGAGACGGAGACGGGCGTCCGCGTCATCGCCATCCGTCGCCGGTCCGTGACCGGCAAGCGCCGGTGGATACAGAACCCGGACCAAGAGACGGAGGTTCGCGAGAACGACGTGCTCCTCCTCCGCGGCGCGCAGACGGGCATCGCGGACGTGTACGAGACGGTCGCGGGCGTCCCGTACGAACCCCCCGCGGCGGCCGACCCGCCGATAGAGGACCTCGAACGCGCGGTCGACTCCATCATCTTGATGAAGGATATGAGCGAACTCGCCGTCGACCTCGCGTACGGGGCGATTCTGTTCGACAGCGAGGGGGTCGCAGAGGAGGTAAACGAGTTGGAGGCGGAGGTGGACGCGCTGAAATCCCGCTTCGAGGCGTGGGTGCTTCGGGCGGCGAGTCGCGTCGAAGACCCGGTTCAACTCCGCGGCCTCGTCCACCTGGCCTCCGCGACGGAGGTCATCTCCGACGCCGCACTCGAAATTAGCGAGGGCGTCCTCAGGGGACTCAACGCCCACCCGGTCGTCGCCGTCGCGGTAGAGGAGTCAGACGAGGTCATCGTCCGATTCACCGTCCGCGAGGGGAGCGCTCTCGCGCGCACGACGTTGGGAGGCAAGCGGGTGAAGACGGAGACGGGGATGCGCGTCATCGCCGTCCGCCGCGAGAGTCACCGTCCCGAGGGCGACGACGCGGGGGACGGCGGCGACGAGTGGGTGATCCAACCCGGCCCGGATACCGAACTGCGCCCCGGCGACGTGGTCATCGCGAAGGGGACTCGCGCGGGCGCGGAACGACTCGGCGAGGCCACCGGCGACCCCCGAGAGTTCGACGAGTAG
- a CDS encoding HalOD1 output domain-containing protein, producing MNESDTSPGPNGGDDIGMRIVNEVAAALERDPMDLEPLAGLVDVDALSSLASTQSVDVSFEYEGLRVSVRTDGSVGVERLDGRRP from the coding sequence GTGAACGAATCAGATACGTCTCCGGGTCCGAACGGCGGAGACGACATCGGCATGCGAATCGTCAACGAAGTCGCCGCCGCACTCGAACGGGACCCGATGGACCTCGAACCCCTCGCGGGACTCGTCGACGTCGACGCTCTCTCTTCGCTCGCTTCGACGCAGTCTGTCGACGTCTCCTTCGAGTACGAGGGACTCCGCGTGTCGGTGCGCACGGACGGTTCCGTCGGCGTCGAACGTCTCGACGGGCGGAGACCGTAG
- a CDS encoding DUF7536 family protein, whose protein sequence is MVSRAQFGDVSDEVPERPPSGGLVEALDVSRNVTVGVAVGVAVAVTAYLFRVLELFGPFAGTRAYPVLGPEGWFGVLAFVLAASTALFVATLLTVASVYRLARAEDV, encoded by the coding sequence TTGGTCTCTCGAGCGCAATTCGGAGACGTGAGTGACGAGGTTCCGGAGCGTCCGCCGTCCGGCGGACTCGTCGAGGCGTTAGACGTGTCGCGAAACGTCACCGTCGGCGTCGCAGTCGGCGTCGCAGTCGCGGTTACCGCGTACCTGTTTCGAGTGTTGGAACTGTTCGGCCCGTTCGCGGGGACGCGAGCGTACCCGGTTCTCGGACCGGAGGGATGGTTCGGCGTCCTCGCGTTCGTCCTCGCGGCGTCGACGGCGCTTTTCGTAGCGACGCTTCTGACCGTCGCCTCCGTCTACCGCCTCGCGAGAGCAGAGGACGTCTGA
- a CDS encoding MFS transporter, with translation MAHEETDDPDAFSSFRQFFALDGDVLVLSAAMFAFSLGFQMTGRYMPRYMSVLGAGSLAIGLYGSFGNLISAVYPYPGGALSDRVGSRTALTGFGLASTLGFVVWLFADAFGVLTIPAASVGPFAVDSVVLPVGIFLGLLLSQAWKSFGLGATFAIVKQSVPPDRLATGFASTETFRRTAFLLGPLLAAGVLTLYPFESGFRVVLAVAALFGLVATATQYLLYDASKDSFGKSFEGVASVLSDLRAMPPELRPLLVGDTLVRFGNGMVYVFFVIVVTEFLAVGVTLPVVGSLSPDAFFGVLLAVEMAVALLTMVPVAKLARRVGLKPVVAVGFVVYAVFPVLIINAPENAAVVALLFAFSGLRFAGLPAHKALIVGPAEKNAGGRVVGSYYLVRNVVVVPSAAVGGWLYAASPELAFAAATVVGLLGTGYFLAFGREFPAYA, from the coding sequence ATGGCCCACGAGGAGACGGACGACCCGGACGCGTTCTCGTCGTTCCGGCAGTTCTTCGCTCTCGACGGGGACGTGTTGGTTCTCTCGGCGGCGATGTTCGCGTTCAGCCTCGGCTTCCAGATGACCGGACGATACATGCCGCGCTATATGAGCGTCCTCGGCGCGGGGAGCCTCGCAATCGGTCTCTACGGGAGTTTCGGCAATCTCATAAGCGCCGTCTACCCGTACCCCGGCGGCGCTCTCTCGGACCGCGTCGGGTCGCGGACGGCACTCACCGGGTTCGGCCTCGCCTCGACGCTCGGGTTCGTCGTCTGGTTGTTCGCCGACGCGTTCGGCGTCCTCACGATACCGGCCGCCTCCGTCGGTCCGTTCGCCGTCGATTCCGTCGTCCTCCCGGTGGGCATCTTCCTCGGACTCCTCCTCTCGCAGGCGTGGAAGTCGTTCGGACTCGGCGCGACGTTCGCGATAGTGAAACAGAGCGTCCCCCCGGACCGCCTGGCGACGGGGTTTGCGAGCACGGAGACGTTCCGCCGGACGGCCTTCCTCTTGGGTCCGTTGCTCGCGGCGGGGGTGTTGACTCTCTACCCGTTCGAGTCGGGGTTCCGCGTCGTCCTCGCCGTCGCCGCCCTGTTCGGACTCGTCGCGACGGCGACGCAGTATCTCCTCTACGACGCCTCGAAGGACTCGTTCGGCAAGTCGTTCGAGGGCGTCGCGTCGGTGCTCTCGGACCTGCGAGCGATGCCGCCGGAACTCAGACCCCTGCTCGTCGGCGACACCCTCGTCCGCTTCGGAAACGGGATGGTGTACGTGTTTTTCGTCATCGTGGTCACCGAGTTCCTCGCCGTCGGCGTCACCCTGCCCGTCGTCGGGTCGCTCTCGCCGGACGCGTTCTTCGGCGTCCTCTTGGCCGTCGAGATGGCCGTCGCCCTCCTGACGATGGTGCCCGTCGCGAAACTCGCGCGCCGCGTCGGGCTGAAACCCGTCGTCGCCGTCGGCTTCGTCGTCTACGCGGTGTTTCCCGTCCTCATCATCAACGCGCCCGAAAACGCCGCCGTCGTCGCTCTCCTCTTTGCGTTCTCCGGCCTGCGGTTCGCCGGACTCCCGGCGCACAAAGCGCTCATCGTCGGTCCCGCAGAGAAGAACGCGGGCGGGCGCGTCGTCGGGTCGTACTACCTCGTTCGCAACGTCGTCGTCGTCCCCTCCGCCGCCGTCGGCGGGTGGTTGTACGCCGCCTCGCCGGAACTGGCCTTCGCCGCGGCGACGGTGGTCGGTCTCCTCGGAACGGGGTACTTTCTCGCCTTCGGTCGGGAGTTCCCCGCGTACGCGTAG
- a CDS encoding succinylglutamate desuccinylase/aspartoacylase family protein has product MTTLGSASAAPGETDTGRLEVGEARDGSPVALPVAVINGARDGKTLYVQAASDGDELNGVGVIQRVVPQLDPADVVGEILVVGIVNYHAFQVAEHRNPIDDTKMNRAYPGDENGTSSERIAAATYGVASRADLIVDLHQGSTSRMIDEVRVRCGRHHRLHNECLRLAKTFGCGYILDQKGPDGQLARAGPDDGIPTVDPELGGAVGWDEESIRKGVDGIYNVLYGYGFLDGTCETSSQTRAKGFDQYGSPAGGLVRFKKDLGDSVSVGDVLFEVTDVFGGLKARVTADGPGLFWRSRRLPQVASGEYVCSVGTDIDTV; this is encoded by the coding sequence ATGACCACGCTCGGAAGCGCGAGCGCGGCCCCCGGAGAGACGGATACGGGTCGCCTCGAGGTGGGAGAGGCCCGAGACGGAAGCCCAGTCGCTCTCCCGGTCGCCGTGATAAACGGCGCCCGCGACGGGAAGACGCTCTACGTGCAGGCGGCGTCGGACGGCGACGAACTCAACGGCGTCGGAGTGATCCAACGCGTCGTCCCGCAGTTGGACCCGGCGGACGTCGTCGGCGAGATTCTCGTCGTCGGCATCGTCAACTACCACGCGTTCCAGGTCGCCGAACACAGAAACCCCATCGACGACACGAAGATGAATCGGGCGTACCCGGGCGACGAGAACGGGACCTCCTCCGAGCGAATCGCCGCGGCGACGTACGGCGTCGCCTCTCGCGCGGACCTCATCGTCGATCTCCATCAGGGCTCTACGAGTCGGATGATAGACGAGGTTCGCGTCCGGTGCGGCCGCCACCACCGCCTCCACAACGAGTGTCTCCGCCTCGCGAAGACGTTCGGATGCGGCTACATCCTCGACCAGAAGGGGCCGGACGGGCAACTCGCCCGCGCCGGACCGGACGACGGCATCCCCACCGTAGACCCCGAACTCGGCGGAGCGGTCGGGTGGGACGAAGAGAGCATCCGGAAGGGCGTAGACGGCATCTACAACGTCCTCTACGGCTACGGCTTTCTCGACGGCACGTGCGAGACGTCGTCTCAGACCCGCGCGAAGGGGTTCGACCAGTACGGGTCGCCCGCGGGCGGTCTGGTCCGGTTCAAGAAGGACCTCGGCGACTCCGTCTCGGTCGGCGACGTGTTGTTCGAGGTGACGGACGTCTTCGGCGGCCTGAAGGCCCGCGTCACCGCCGACGGCCCCGGACTCTTCTGGCGTTCGCGCCGCCTCCCGCAGGTGGCGAGCGGCGAGTACGTCTGCTCTGTCGGAACCGACATCGACACCGTCTGA
- a CDS encoding pyridoxal-phosphate dependent enzyme, translating into MAELTLRCSSCGRTPAEWAWRCDCGAPLDFATDFGPDGPAPDPADFDARDGLFSFEDCLPVGPNVTLGEGMTPLVDAPEWDASFKLEYVFPTGSFKDRGAAVTLSVADELGVERVVEDSSGNAGAAIATYAARAGIDADIYVPAAVKPTKLRAIERAGATPVRVEGSREDVTDACLDAVRAGEGWYASHAWNPAFFAGTATFAYEVALQRDWTAPDAVVSPLGHGTLFLGAYRGFRALYEAGWIDEMPRLLGAQAAGYAPIAEAMHGREAAAGDNDAADGIQIREPTRREQILAAIAETDGDAIALSEEAVERELDALHARGFYTEPTCAVAPAALREYRSRGVLSADDDVVVPLTGSGMKT; encoded by the coding sequence ATGGCGGAACTCACGCTTCGCTGTTCGTCCTGCGGCCGAACACCCGCGGAGTGGGCGTGGCGGTGCGACTGCGGCGCGCCGTTGGATTTCGCGACCGACTTCGGACCCGACGGCCCCGCCCCCGACCCGGCCGATTTCGACGCCCGAGACGGCCTCTTTTCGTTCGAGGACTGTCTCCCGGTCGGTCCGAACGTCACCCTCGGCGAAGGGATGACTCCGCTCGTGGACGCGCCCGAGTGGGACGCGTCGTTCAAACTGGAGTACGTCTTCCCGACGGGGTCGTTCAAGGACCGCGGCGCGGCGGTGACGCTTTCGGTCGCCGACGAACTCGGCGTCGAACGGGTGGTCGAAGACTCCTCCGGTAACGCGGGCGCGGCCATCGCCACCTACGCCGCCCGCGCCGGAATCGACGCGGACATCTACGTGCCCGCGGCGGTCAAACCGACCAAACTCCGCGCCATCGAACGCGCGGGCGCGACGCCGGTTCGCGTCGAGGGGTCCCGCGAGGACGTGACCGACGCCTGCCTCGACGCCGTGCGCGCGGGCGAGGGGTGGTACGCCTCCCACGCGTGGAACCCCGCGTTCTTCGCCGGGACGGCGACGTTCGCCTACGAGGTGGCGCTTCAACGAGACTGGACCGCCCCGGACGCCGTCGTCTCCCCTCTCGGCCACGGGACGCTGTTTCTCGGCGCGTACCGCGGCTTCCGCGCCCTCTACGAGGCGGGGTGGATAGACGAGATGCCGCGCCTCCTGGGCGCGCAGGCGGCCGGATACGCGCCGATAGCGGAGGCGATGCACGGACGAGAGGCCGCGGCGGGCGACAACGACGCGGCCGACGGCATCCAGATACGCGAACCGACGAGACGCGAGCAGATTCTCGCCGCGATAGCAGAGACCGACGGCGACGCGATAGCGCTCTCGGAGGAGGCGGTCGAACGCGAACTCGACGCCCTGCACGCCCGCGGGTTCTACACCGAACCGACGTGCGCCGTCGCGCCCGCGGCCCTGCGGGAGTACCGCAGTCGGGGCGTCCTCTCTGCGGACGACGACGTGGTCGTTCCGTTAACGGGTAGCGGGATGAAGACGTAA
- a CDS encoding YgaP family membrane protein — protein sequence MQKNVGGYDRIARLVVGPVLVIVGAAMVAGLVTVATGILGTVLAGGALLVGAVFVVTGMTQKCPLNRALGLNTHRDEDTEQKETADRMAGRPN from the coding sequence ATGCAAAAGAACGTCGGCGGATACGACCGAATCGCTCGGCTCGTCGTCGGCCCCGTCCTCGTAATCGTCGGTGCCGCGATGGTGGCGGGACTCGTCACAGTCGCGACCGGAATCCTCGGAACGGTCCTCGCGGGAGGTGCCCTCCTCGTCGGGGCAGTGTTCGTCGTCACGGGGATGACGCAGAAATGCCCCCTCAACCGGGCGCTCGGTCTGAACACGCACCGCGACGAGGACACCGAGCAGAAAGAGACGGCCGACCGGATGGCGGGCCGTCCGAACTGA
- a CDS encoding protein-L-isoaspartate O-methyltransferase family protein, which translates to MDTAALREDMVDSIEHSMDVDESVSLAMRTVPRHSFVEETPYNNRASDYEGTTVLAPDLAARLLSALDVREDDEVLVVGAGVGYTAAVVAELADAKRVHAIDIDRQLVYAARSNLEDAGYGAVLVDRRDGADGLPEYAPFDRILVEAAAISPPRTLVGQLSDDGHLVMPMGGPEQTLVSVDREGDVVEKHGPVAFRPLLVEGEQHTGPVRNRTEREDAEHAEPDSGYFAPSGWEQEWIDWDERLSGRRRR; encoded by the coding sequence ATGGATACCGCCGCATTACGCGAGGACATGGTCGATAGCATCGAGCACTCGATGGACGTCGACGAGTCCGTCAGCCTCGCGATGCGAACCGTCCCCCGACACTCGTTCGTCGAGGAGACGCCGTACAACAACCGAGCCTCCGACTACGAGGGGACGACGGTACTCGCCCCCGATTTGGCCGCGCGACTGCTGTCTGCGCTCGACGTGAGAGAAGACGACGAGGTGTTGGTCGTCGGCGCGGGCGTCGGATACACCGCCGCCGTCGTGGCCGAACTCGCGGACGCAAAGCGAGTCCACGCGATAGACATCGACCGCCAACTCGTCTACGCCGCGCGGTCGAATCTCGAAGACGCGGGGTACGGAGCCGTCCTCGTTGACCGCCGCGACGGGGCCGACGGCCTCCCCGAGTACGCGCCGTTCGACCGCATCCTCGTCGAAGCGGCCGCCATCAGTCCCCCGCGGACTCTCGTCGGGCAGTTGTCCGACGACGGCCACCTCGTCATGCCGATGGGCGGGCCCGAACAGACGCTCGTCTCCGTGGACCGAGAGGGCGACGTCGTGGAGAAACACGGCCCCGTCGCCTTCCGACCCCTCCTCGTGGAGGGCGAACAGCACACCGGTCCGGTGCGAAACCGCACCGAACGGGAGGACGCCGAACACGCCGAACCCGACTCGGGGTACTTCGCGCCCAGCGGGTGGGAACAGGAGTGGATAGACTGGGACGAACGACTCAGCGGACGGCGGCGTCGATAG
- a CDS encoding methyltransferase domain-containing protein, whose translation MPTRDSSSHDVEELLLLWAARRSGLLEAILDTAGTPREAAAEAGVTEEAAVVVVESLADLGFVRDVVYEQRSSARQTQSGDGGEYEITNRALGFLAKRDVRSIGRLPHALDLLDCWTALPETMATGDAPDLPADWTRNRLGAHAATEDAVVRARVTAAVRERPDAERVVDLLGASGAYATEFAARGFETTLVDDDACVDAVEQMVRHRGVRTVAAEVPEEFGLDDEAFGLAFAADATSALDPAENRALCAAAFDALESGGVFVIVDALRDGSPEAVAARMRALGVGRGDAYPEATYREWLTDAGFADVACKSVPGDRRTAVVAHRPERAVD comes from the coding sequence ATGCCGACCCGAGACAGTTCGTCGCACGACGTGGAGGAACTCCTCTTACTGTGGGCCGCCCGCCGGAGCGGCCTCCTCGAGGCGATTCTCGACACCGCCGGGACGCCACGCGAGGCGGCCGCGGAGGCGGGCGTGACCGAAGAGGCGGCGGTCGTCGTCGTCGAATCGCTCGCCGACCTCGGGTTCGTCCGCGACGTTGTTTACGAGCAACGCTCGTCAGCCCGCCAGACGCAGTCTGGCGACGGCGGCGAGTACGAGATTACGAACCGCGCGCTCGGATTTCTCGCGAAGCGAGACGTTCGGTCCATCGGCCGCCTGCCGCACGCGTTGGACCTGCTGGACTGTTGGACCGCCCTACCGGAGACGATGGCGACGGGCGACGCCCCCGACCTGCCCGCAGACTGGACCCGGAACCGCCTCGGGGCGCACGCCGCGACGGAGGACGCGGTGGTTCGCGCCCGCGTCACCGCCGCGGTCCGCGAACGCCCCGACGCGGAGCGAGTGGTCGACCTCCTCGGCGCGTCGGGGGCGTACGCGACGGAGTTCGCCGCGCGGGGGTTCGAGACGACGCTCGTAGACGACGACGCCTGCGTGGACGCCGTCGAACAGATGGTGCGTCACCGCGGCGTCCGAACCGTCGCCGCAGAGGTGCCCGAAGAGTTCGGCCTCGACGACGAGGCGTTCGGACTCGCGTTCGCCGCGGACGCGACGAGCGCACTCGACCCCGCGGAGAACCGCGCGCTCTGCGCCGCGGCGTTCGATGCCCTCGAATCGGGCGGGGTCTTCGTCATCGTGGACGCTCTCCGCGACGGGTCGCCGGAGGCCGTCGCCGCGCGGATGCGCGCCCTCGGCGTCGGACGGGGCGACGCCTACCCGGAGGCGACCTACCGCGAGTGGTTGACCGACGCCGGATTCGCGGATGTTGCTTGTAAATCCGTGCCGGGAGACCGCAGGACGGCGGTGGTCGCCCACCGGCCGGAGCGTGCGGTTGATTAG
- the pcm gene encoding protein-L-isoaspartate O-methyltransferase — protein sequence MADDRTDERLELVERLERRGHVENPRTLDALRVVPRHEFVPEGSRRSAYADRPLSIGRGQTISAPHMVGVMADRLDPDPTDRVLEIGTGCGYHAAVTAELLSEGHLYSVEYEPELAERARETLAELGYDDVSVRTGDGHDGWSEHAPYDGAYLTCAPPSVPDAVIEQVEPGGVVVAPVGTGRQRLVTIEKRSDGTVDRTDHGGVRFVTMSGG from the coding sequence ATGGCAGACGACAGAACCGACGAGCGACTGGAACTCGTCGAACGACTCGAACGGCGCGGCCACGTCGAGAATCCGAGGACGCTCGACGCCCTGCGGGTGGTGCCGCGCCACGAGTTCGTCCCGGAGGGGTCCCGACGCTCCGCGTACGCGGACCGACCGCTCTCCATCGGGCGGGGACAGACCATCAGCGCCCCGCACATGGTCGGCGTGATGGCCGACCGCTTGGACCCCGACCCGACGGACCGCGTCCTCGAAATCGGGACCGGGTGCGGCTACCACGCGGCGGTGACCGCCGAACTCCTCTCTGAGGGCCACCTCTACAGCGTCGAGTACGAACCGGAACTGGCCGAACGCGCCCGCGAAACGCTCGCGGAGTTGGGGTACGACGACGTCTCGGTCCGAACCGGCGACGGACACGACGGGTGGTCCGAGCACGCGCCGTACGACGGCGCGTACCTGACGTGCGCGCCGCCCTCGGTGCCCGACGCCGTCATCGAACAGGTCGAACCCGGCGGCGTCGTCGTCGCGCCCGTCGGGACGGGTCGTCAGCGACTCGTCACCATCGAAAAGCGGTCCGACGGAACGGTGGACAGAACGGACCACGGCGGCGTCAGGTTCGTCACGATGAGCGGCGGGTAG
- a CDS encoding DUF7522 family protein, whose translation MPRESANRLVDFLEEQAGEHLRGAIHYSGDEYVSLYMRDDVDALYPPEKMSELVAHYRQENHDQTVKEPFDLGNKHCTVSFYDDAILFHFTQGDEIGTVITLEPEAGRNIVGFITECLKQLHYNSPQEITSAPRWLRD comes from the coding sequence ATGCCACGAGAATCTGCGAACCGTCTGGTGGATTTTCTCGAAGAACAAGCGGGCGAACATCTTCGCGGTGCGATTCACTACTCCGGAGACGAGTACGTCTCGCTCTACATGCGAGACGACGTAGACGCTCTGTATCCGCCCGAGAAGATGAGCGAGTTGGTCGCGCATTACCGACAGGAGAACCACGATCAAACCGTCAAAGAGCCGTTCGACCTCGGAAACAAACACTGTACGGTGAGCTTTTACGACGACGCGATTCTGTTCCACTTCACGCAGGGGGACGAAATCGGGACGGTGATCACCCTCGAACCGGAAGCGGGTCGAAATATTGTCGGGTTCATCACGGAGTGTCTGAAACAGCTCCATTACAACTCTCCACAAGAGATAACGAGCGCACCGAGATGGTTGAGAGACTGA
- a CDS encoding HVO_0476 family zinc finger protein, which produces MSTPQDRVAVACPSCSPEEPTVHEVLKPGGHATVRCTECSHVHKVRIEEEREVQRDVIVSQDQESFKTTADAPAEETIAVGEEFIVDTEEAIMLVRITGLEVGPEQRKESATVEDVTTIWTRAVDNVSVNVTVNPKDGKHDETRSFKIHVPGDYEFVVGDTEKFGDEEFTVKALHVREDAPEYRHGKLDHTGDMVYAKDVNRLYGRDQTSTAWSVW; this is translated from the coding sequence ATGAGTACGCCACAGGACCGCGTCGCAGTCGCGTGTCCATCCTGTTCGCCCGAGGAACCGACCGTCCACGAGGTGTTGAAGCCGGGCGGCCACGCCACCGTTCGCTGTACGGAGTGCAGCCACGTCCACAAAGTCCGAATCGAAGAGGAAAGAGAGGTCCAACGGGACGTCATCGTCTCGCAGGACCAAGAGTCGTTCAAGACCACCGCGGACGCCCCCGCAGAGGAGACGATAGCCGTCGGCGAGGAGTTCATCGTGGACACCGAAGAGGCCATCATGCTCGTCCGCATCACCGGCCTCGAAGTCGGCCCCGAACAGCGGAAAGAGTCCGCGACAGTCGAGGACGTGACGACCATCTGGACCCGCGCCGTCGACAACGTCTCCGTCAACGTCACCGTCAACCCGAAGGACGGCAAACACGACGAGACGCGGAGTTTCAAGATTCACGTCCCCGGCGACTACGAGTTCGTCGTCGGCGACACCGAGAAGTTCGGCGACGAGGAGTTCACCGTCAAGGCTCTCCACGTCCGCGAGGACGCGCCCGAGTACCGCCACGGGAAACTCGACCACACCGGCGACATGGTGTACGCGAAAGACGTGAACCGACTGTACGGTCGCGACCAGACGTCCACCGCGTGGTCGGTCTGGTAA